GCCATCGGCACCGAGACCGGTGCGCTGGCGGTTTCGACCGGCGTCGTCACCGCTGCCTCGGCCGCGACGGCGGCTGGTGCGCTGGCGACCGGTGGTGTGACGGCCGGTGGCGGCGGGCTGGCGCAGGCGGTGAGCAGGGCAAGCGGCAACAGACGGGCGAGCGGGCGGACGAGCGATTCGGGCTTCACGGCAGCAGGGCGGGATCGGGAAAAATGCCAGCTTACAGGCTAGTCCCGGCGCGGTCATGCGGCGCGGTCATTTCCACGCGCTGCCGACCTGGATGTAGAACGCGTGCTCGCCATCGGGGCCCCAGCCGAAGTCGAGGCCGACCGCCATGCCGAGTTGCTTGGCAATCAGGTAGCGGAAGCCGGTGCCGTAACCGTAGACCGTCTGCGCGTCGTCGAAATCGCGCCAGTTGCCCCAGGCCTTGCCGACACCGCCGAAGGCCAGCAGCGACCAGCGTGGCGTGACGTCCCAGCGCAGTTCAAGCTCGGTTGCGACGGTGTTCTTGTCCTGGTAGCGGCCCTTCTCGACGCCGCGCAGGTCCACATAGGGCTGCAGGTAGAAGGGGTAGTCACCGGTGATCGTGTCGCCGTCGACGCGCAGTCCGAGCGTCCAGGCCTTGGCCAGCGGCAGCCATGTGTAGGCGCGCGCGCCGTAGCTTTCGAATTCGCTGCTGCTGCCGAGCCAGTCGCGCGCAGCCTGCAGCTCGACCTCCATATAACTGCCGTGGCGCGGATAGAAGATGTTGTCGCGGCTGTCGTAGTCGATCACGAGGCCGGCCATGCCGATGCGCCGGCTGGCGTCGAAGTCGCCGAGCTCGGCCGCCTTGTTGTCACCGAAGCCGACATCGCTGCTGAAGTAGACATAGCGCGGACCGGCGAACCAGTCGCTGTCGCCGAGGCGGAACAGGAACTGCTGGAGCAGGAAGTCGCCGTCGAGCGTATAGCTGCGCGCCTGATTGAGCGCGCCGTAATAATCAAGGTTGAGCGAGGTCTTGCCGATGGCGCCCAGGTAGCGGTAGCGGTCGCCGTCGATGGGCTGGAAATGGAAAGCCGCACCGAGCCAGCTGCCATTCTGCGTACCGAAGCCGCCGAGGCCGCTGATCGTCGGCGGCATTTTCCGGCCCGATTCCTCCATGCCTTTGGCCGCGGCTTCGGCGAAGGACTGGCGGAAATACAGCAGCATCGCTCCGCCGCCGTAGCCGATCGCCGGTTCGGTGATGAGGATGGGAACCGGGAAGATGCCCTTGTGGTGGAGCAGGTAGTCGCTCAGGTCGATCGCGCCGTCGTCCGGGTCGCGATAGCTCGGCGTGTCGTCGGCGTGGGCGGGCAAGGCCATTGCGAGCACGGCGGCGAGCAGCAGGGAATGGCAGAATTGGCGAATTGGCATGGCGCGGCCTGTCTGGGCGTGAGCGTGGATTGTACGACCGGAACGCGGCGACGCACCGCCAAGGTGCGCGCGGCGTTGCGGCAATACCCCCAGTTTGAATGGAGCCAGGAGAACCGATGATGACTTCGTACCGGACCGAAACCGACTCGATGGGCGAGATCGACGTTCGCGTCGAGCATTACTGGGGCGCGCAGACGCAGCGCTCGATCGGCAATTTCGCGATCGGCGTCGAGCGCTTCCGCTGGCAGCGGCCGATGATACGCGCGCTCGGCATCCTCAAGCACGCCGCGGCCGAGGCCAACCTGTCGCTCGGCGAGCTGCCGGCCAATGTCGTGGCGCTGATCGCCGAGGCGGCCGACGAGGTGATCGACGGCCGCCTCGACGAGCATTTCCCGCTGGTCGTGTTCCAGACCGGCTCGGGCACGCAGTCGAACATGAACGCTAACGAGGTGATCGCCAACCGGGCGATCGAGCTTGCCGGCGGCGAACTCGGCAGCAAGACCCCGGTGCATCCGAACGACCACGTCAACCGCGGCCAGAGCTCGAACGACACCTTTCCGACCGCGATGCACATCGCCGTCGTCGAGGAGCTGCACGCGACCTTGCTGCCGGCGGTCGAGAAGCTGCGCGCGACCCTGGCCGAAAAGGCCGACGAGTATGCGCATGTGGTCAAGACCGGCCGTACCCATCTGCAGGACGCGACGCCGGTGACGCTGGGACAGGAGATCGGCGCCTGGGTCGCGCAGATCGACTTCGGCCTCAAGGCGATCGCCGCCGCCGGGCCGGGGCTCCTGGAGCTGGCGATCGGCGGCACCGCCGTCGGCACCGGGCTCAACGCGCATCCGAAATTCGGTGCGACCGCCGCCGCGCGCATCGCCAAGCTCACCGGTCATCATTTCGTCGACGCGCCGAACAAGTTCTTCTCGCTCGCCGCGCATGATGCGCTGGTGCAGACGTCGGCGGCGCTGCGGCTGCTGGCCGGCGGGCTGTTCAAGATGGCCAACGACGTCCGCTGGCTGGCCAGCGGGCCGCGCTGCGGCATCGGCGAGCTGGTGATCCCGGAAAACGAGCCCGGCAGCTCGATCATGCCGGGCAAGGTCAACCCGACCCAGTGCGAGGCACTGACGATGGTCTGCGTGCAGGTCTTCGGCAACGACGCCGCGGTGGCGTTTGCCGGCAGCCAGGGCAATTTCCAGCTCAACGTCTACAAGCCGGTGATGGTCCACAACGTGCTCGAGAGCATCGGCCTGCTGGCCGACGCCTGCACCGCGTTCAACGACCACTGCGCGGCCGGGATCGAGCCGGCGCTCGACCGGATCGACGAGAACCTCGACAAGAACCTGATGCTGGTGACGGCGCTGAACCGGCACATCGGTTACGACAAGGCCGCGCAGATTGCCAAGAAGGCACACCACGACGGCACGACGCTGAAGCAGGCCGCGCTGGCGCTCGGCTACCTCAGCGAGGAGGACTACGCGCGCTGGATCGTGCCGATGGACATGACCCGGCCCAGCGCCGGGCACTGACGCGGGTCAGCGGTTGATCGAGCGGGCGATGCGCGCATAGGTGTGGCGCCGGCCGCGGATGGCGATGCTGTAGGCGGTGATGTTCTCCGGCAGCGCCATGCCCATGTAACCGGTATCGCCGAGGTGGTGCAGGTCGGTACCGGTCATCTTGGCCATCAGCGCGATCTGGCGGATCGTCGCCTCGTCGGCGCCTTCCTGCGAGGTGCCGACCGCGGTCAGCGTCAGCGCGCCGAGCTTGTGTGCGTGGCCGACCAGCTCGCGCACGTACTCGAGCGTGATGCCGGGCACGGTGCCCGGTGCCGGCAGCAGGATGACGTCGGCGCCGGCGCCGACGAATTCGTCGATGTCGGCGCGGGTGATGATCTGCTCGGCGCCTTCGCCGAGAATGCCCGACGCGTGCATCTTGCCGGCGACGAGCACCAGCCGGTCGCCGACTTCGGCGTTGATCGCCTTGAGCGAGTGCGTGATTGCGGCGTTCGAGACGCCGTTGCCCGGGTTGCCGGTCAGCACCAGCATGTTGACGCCCATTGCCGCGGCTTTCTGCGCATTGGCGACGGTGGCGAGCCGGCCCGGCTGCATCCCCCAGAGTTCGTCCTCGCTCTCGCCGAAACCCGGGTCGACCGGTTCGAGGTTGATGCCGATCACCCGGCCGGTCAGGTGCTTGATCGTCCGGACGACCTCATGAGGCTCGGTGTCCCTGGGCAGGCCGTTGACGACCGGTGCGTTGACGTCGAACAGGTTGAGCAGCAGCAGGTCGGCACCCATGCTGGCGGCGAACTCGGCGTTGCTGATCGTCACCAGCATCGGCTGGACCGCGCCGATGGTTTCGCACACCAGCACGCGGCCTTCGCTGGCGTGGATCGCGTGCAGCAAATCGGCCTTGCCGATGCGGGCGAGGTCCGAAGCGTTGCAGTCGAGCAGGCGTTTGTGCATGGCGGTCTCCGCTGGTTTTGACAGTGTCCTACTGTAAACCCGTTCCACCGGCGACGGCGGCCCGGGGTTGGCCCGCTTGCGCCGAATCAAGGCCTGGTATCAACGAACGGCGGATTCGGCGAAGTAGGGCGGCACGCCGAGCAGCGTGTCGACGGTGGTGAAGCCGTAGCCGCCGGCCTTGAGCCACGGAATCAGCGCGTCGACGGCGCTCACGGTATCGCCGCGCTTGCCGCCGCCGTCGTGCATCAGCACGATCGCTTCCTCGTGCACATAGGGCTGAACGCCGCGTTCGATCTCGTGCGCGCCGAACAGCATCCGGTTGCGGTACCAGTCGATCGCGTCGATCGACCACAGCGCGACCTTCATGCCGTGCTTGGCGACGATGCCGATCTGCGCGTCGTCGATGCTGCCGTAGGGCGGCCGCATCAGCGTTGGCGCCTTGCCGAGAATGCGGCGGAATTCGGCCTGCGTGCGGCCGATCTCCTCGTCCCAGAAATAGCTTTCGTCGGTGCCGGACAGGTTCGGGTGGCTCCAGCTGTGGTTGGCGAGCGTATGCCCCTCGGCCAGCGCCCGGCGGACGACGTCCTCGCGTCCGGCCATCTGGCTGCCCTGCCAGAAGAACGTTGCCCTGACCTGGTGCTTCTTGAGCACGTCGAGCACGTCCGGCGTCCACGGACTCGGGCCGTCGTCGAAGGTCAGCGCAATCTCCCGCCGGTGCGTCGGCCCTTCGAGCCAGACGAGGCCCGGGTGCCGGTTGGCCTGCTGCGTCATCTTCTCCAGCGCCACCTGTCCCCAGTTGTCGAGAAAGGGCGTGCGGACCGACTGCGTCGTCTTGCGCACGCCGGGGGCGACCGTGCCCGGTGCGGGCGGCGCCGCTGGCCACCATTCGATGACGATCCAGACCGCAGCCGGCACGACGAGTGCAAGCGCGGCGAAAACGAAGCGGGGCGCGGGTTTCATGTCGTCAGTCTCTCTATGTTCATTCGTAAATCTTACTTGTTTGCGTGTTTTTTAATTCACGAGTATTACTTGTTGGCAAGTAAGGCAAAGACATTATGTAGTCGATATGCATAAACTACGTCAACCCACACAAGGAGCATCGCCATGCCCGGTGTTCATCCCCGTACCGCCTATCTCTTCATCGCGCCGTTCCTTGCGGTATTCGCGGTGTTCACGCTCTGGCCGATGCTGTTCAACCTGTGGCTGGCGTTCCGCGACTACTTTCCGCAAACCGGCAACAGCATGTGGAACGGCTTTGCGCATTTCGTCGAGCTGGCCGACTCGGAGCGCTTCGGTCACGCGCTGAAGAACTCGCTGATCTTCCTGCTGCTGGTGCCGCCGCTGCAGGTCGGCGCGCTGGCACTGGCGCTGCTGGTGCATGCCCGGCTGCCCGGCATCGGTTTCTTCCGGGCGCTGTACTACCTGCCGGTGGTGATCGCCGTGTCGATCGCCGCGGTCGTCTGGCAGCAGGTGCTGCGCTTCGACGGGCTGTTCAACTGGTTTCTGGAGTCGATCCACCTGATCGGCTTCGGCGAGCAGCCGGACTGGCTCGGCGACCGGCAACTGGCGCTGTATGCGGTGATGGCGTTCTCGTTCTGGAAGAACGTCGGCTACTACATGGTGCTCTATCTGGCCGGGCTGCAGACGGTACCGCGCGAACCGCTCGAGGCCGCGCAGATCGACGGCGCCGATGCCTGGCAGCGCCTGCGTCACGTGGTGCTGCCGGCGTTGCAGCCGGTGATCCTGCTGGGCACGCTGCTGTCGACGATCCAGGCGCTCAAGGCGTTTCAGGAAGTGATCGTGCTGACCGGTGGCGCGGCCGATACCCAGACCGCGCTGGTCTTCGTCTACGGCGTCGCGTTCTTCGGCCACAACTTCGGCCTGGCTGCGACGGCGGGGCTGATCGTGACGCTGGTTTGTCTGGCGCTCGCCGCGGTGCAGTTGCGCTTTTTCGGCGAGAACGGCCTGCTGCGCCGCGGAGGATGACCATGAACCGGGAACTCGTCCTGACCTTGCCGCTGGTGTCGCCCCACACGTATCTGCTGCGCCGTCAGGCGCGCGACGCCGTGCTGGCGCTGCCGCGCTACGCGGCCCTGCTGCTGTTCGGTGCGTTCACGGTGTTTCCGTTCTGGTGGGCGGCGGCGGTGGCGCTGTCCGGCGACGGCTCGCAGATCTGGACGTTCCCGGCGGCCTTCCTGCCCCACGATCCGGGCTGGCGATGGTTCGGTCGGGTCTTCCACGAAATGCCGTTCTGGCGCTACTTCGCCAACTCGCTGCTGATCGCAACCGCGACGACGGCGCTGGTCCTGCTGCTGACGATCCCCTGCGCCTACGCGCTGTCGCGGATGGCATTCCGCGGCCGGCAGGCGCTGTTCATGCTGCTGCTGGCGACGCTGATGGTGCCGGCCGAGGTGGCGATCGTGCCCAACTTCATTACCTGCTCGCGACTCGGGCTGCTCGACAGCTACGCCGGGGTGGTGCTGCCCAACGTGGCCGGTGCGTTCGGCGTGTTCCTGATGCGCCAGGCGTTCCAGGACACGCCGGCCGAAGTGCTCGATGCGGCGCGCGTCGACGGTGCCGGAGAGTTCGGCGTGATGTGGCGAGTGGCCGTGCCGATGGCGAAGCCGATGATCGCGACGCTGGCGGTGTTCACCTTCGTCGCGGCGTGGAACGACTATCTGTGGCCGGCGGTAGTGCTGAAGGAGCGGCTGAACATGCCGCTCGCCGTCGGCATCTTCAACGACCTGACCGGGCCGTTCGCGGTGTCGACCAATCTGGTGATGGCTGCGATCGTGCTGTCGGTGATCCCGGTCGTCGGCGCGTTCGCGCTGACGCAGCGCGTGTTCCTCGGCGGTGGCGGGCTGGTCCGGCCTAGGCCTTCTTGCAGCCGGTGAAGTCCGGGTAGAAGCGCTCCATCATCCGTTCGACATAGGCGACCAGCGGCTTGTGCTGCTCGGTATAGCGCCGCAGCGGCGATTCGAAGCGCGGGCACAAGGTGCCGAGCAGGAAGGCGAACACCGTCGCGTCGGTGCCGCAGATCGTGTCGCCAAGCAGATAGGGCTTGTCGCCGAGCAGCTCGGCCACCGCGTCGATGTCGCGGCGGGCGAGTTCGAACTGCTCGTCGGGCGTGTGCCGGCCCATGCCCTGGCCGTAGAGGTCGCGGCTGACACGGCGGCGGATCATCGCCTTGAAACCGGCGCGCATCGGCGCGGGTACGTTGCGGAAGAACTCGGCCGGGCCGCGCTCGAAGTTCGCGTCGTCTTCCCAGCGCAGCGCCTGCACGGCGAAGTACAGGTGATCCTCGAGCATTTTCTCGACCGCCCACGCCAGCGCCCGCTGCGCCGGGCCGTAGCCTTCATCGAAATCGAGGCCGTAGCGGTCTTCGAGGTGGGCGCGGATGAAGGTCGAGTCGGTGACCTTGTGGCCGTCGTCGTCGATGTGCGGCAGCTTGCCCTTGGGGGCGCTGAAGGTGCTGCCGCTCTGGATCCGGTAGGGCAGGCCGGACAGCTTGAGCAGCACGTCGGTCTTGGTGACGAAGGGGCTCGGGTCGGGCAGCCCCATGCCGGGGCCGAAGGTGAACAGCGTAATCATTGGCTATGCAGGTGCGATGAACGGGTGTCGGCTCCAAGTGTAAGCGGTTCTGCGTTGCAACGGGGTGTCCGATGTCAAAGTCGATCGCTTGGACGGATTCAGCTCCGCAGCAGCATCACCGCCAGGGCGAGCATGATCGCGGCAGTGAGCCCGTCGAGCAGGCGCCAGACGATGGGCTTTGCCAGCCAGCGTGCGAGCGCTGTGGCTGCCATCGCCAGCCCGAAGAACCACAGCAGCGATGCGGAAATTGCGCCAAGGCCGAACGCGACGCGCCCGATGCCGTCGTAGCGGCCGCCGACGCTGCCGAGCAGCAGCACCGTGTCGAGGTAGACGTGCGGGTTGAGCAGGCTGAAGCCGAATGCGGTCGCCAGCGCCTGGCGCCGGCTGATCGCTGCGTCGTGCTGCGCTGCAGCCAGTGCGGCGGGCTTGAAGGCGGCGCGCAGCGCGCCGAACGCATACCAGAGCAGGTAGGCGGCGCCGCCCCAGCGTGCCGCGGTCAGCAGCGTCGGTGATGCGGCGAGCAGCGTGCCCATGCCGGCGAGGCCGAGCGAGATCAGCGCGATGTCGCACAGCGCGCAGACCGCGGCGGTCAGCAGCGCGTGCCGGCGCAGCAGGCCCATGCGCAGCACATGGGCGTTCTGCGCGCCGATGGCCATGATCAGGCTGCCGCCGAGCGCCATGCCTTGCCAGTAAGTCGGGTACATCGTTGCGGGCTCCGCGTTGTTCACATGCCGTGCACGATAAAATCGCACCCGCCGGCTGGCGATGCAAATTAATATATTTCCATAAGCATTAGAAATTTTTATATATGTTCGACGGCAAACTCACCGAAGCCTTCCTGGCCGTCGTGCGCGAAGGCAGTTTCGATCGCGCGGCGGCAGCGTTGCACCTGACGCAGTCGGCCGTCTCGCAGCGGGTGCGGGCGCTCGAGTCGCGCTTCGGCCAGACCCTGCTCACGCGCGGGCGGCCTTGCGTGCCGACGGGCGCCGGCCAGACGCTGCTGCGCTACCTCGACCGGATTCGCCTGCTCGAGGAGGAGGCATTGCGCACGCTCGCCGGCCCCGGCGAAGGGCCGTCGCGGCTGGCGCTGGCGGTGAACGCCGACAGCCTGCACGCCTGGCTGCCCAAGGTGCTGGCCGAGACGCTGGCCGGCTCGCCGTTCACGGTCGAGCTGCAGGTCGACAACGAGGATTACACGCACCAGTTGCTCGCGCGCGGCGAGGTGCTGGCCTGCGTATCGGCGCGGTTCGAGCCGATGCGCGGCTGTGTCGCCGAGCCGCTCGGTGCGCTGCGCTACATCTGTGCCGCAACGCCGCGCTTTGCCGCCCGCCACTTTGCCGGCGGCGTGAGCCGTACGGCACTGCTGCGCGCGCCGGGGCTGCTGTACAACCGCAAGGACGCGATGCTGGGCGCCTACCTGTCGCGGCATTTCGGCATCAGCGAGGGACACTATCCGGCACACCTGATGCCGTCGTCGCAGGCCTTTGTCGATTTCGCGCTGCTCGACGTCGGCTACGTGCTGGTGCCGGAACTGGCGGTGGCGCCGCAGCTGGCCAGCGGCGCGCTGATCGACCTGCTGCCGGCGAAGCCGCACGATGTGCCGCTGTTCTGGCATGCGTGGCAGATCCAGGCGCCGATGGTCGACGTGCTGTTCCGGCGTATCGTCACCGCGGCAACGGCGGTGCTGCGGCAGCCGGACTGAACAGCCGTCCTAGTTGCTCCAGCGCGTCCGTTCGTTGACGAAGCGGTAATAGCGGACCAGCGTGATCCGGCCGTTTCGGTCGAGTAGCGGCTTGGGTACCGGACCGAACGGTGCGGCGTAGCGGATGATCGTCAGCGTTTCGGCGTCGAGGCGCGGATCGCCCGACGTTTCCTCGACGCCGGCATCAAAGATCGTGCCGTCGGCGTTCAGGACCAGCCGGAAGCGCAGCAGGCCCTGCAGCGGCTGGCCCTTTTCGTCGCGCGGGTAGTTCATCGTGCCGATGCGTTCGACCTTGCTGCGGATCTGCGCCTCCCACAGGCCGAACATCGCCCGCGTGTCGGGGCGCTGCTGCGCGCGGGTGGCGCTGTCTTCCTCGGCATCGCCGCCCTCCTTGGGCAGGTCGGCATAACGCAGCACCAGCTTGCCCTGCTTGCCGTCCGGCCGGACGCCGATCGCGTCGGCCAGCCCCTTGATTTCGACCTCGCTGCCCGGCGCTGCCGCGGATTGCGCCGGCGCCGCCGGGGCGCTGGCCGCAGCCTGCTTGCGGCGAGCCGGCGGCTGGGCGGCCGTTTGCGGCACCGCATGGGTCGAACGGGCGCGGACCTGGACCTTTTCCCTGGGCTGCGGCCTGGCCGGCTCGAGCGCGACGCTGGGATCGGCGGGCGTGGACGGGGGGCGCTGCGCTCCAGCCGCATCTGCAGCGGCGGGCTGCCGGCCGAGACGCTGGCGGATTTCTGCAGCGGTTTGAGCAGCAGCAGCGACAGGTGGGCCGCGAGCGAAACGGCCAGCGCGAGCCAGAGCCAGCGTGGCGCGCGGGGCGCATCGGGCATCGGGTCGGAGAGCATTATCGGGGTGTGCAAAGGGGGCTGCAAAGGCGTGACGTTAGCATGGTTGGCGATGGCTTTGAACGATGTTCGGGAACCGGCACGGGCCAGCGGGGTCTTCCAAAAGGACGGACCAGGCCCTGTCGCTTGGACCGGAGACCAGGAGATGGCTCATGAATATGAAATCCCGCGTCGCTGTCATGTCGCTCTCCGGCTTTCTGGTGGTCGGCATGGCCAATGCCGCCGGCGAAATCACCACGGCCAAGATCAGCGATATTGAAAACCAGATTCGCCAGGCGCGCGAGCAACAAAATGACAATGTCCGCTCCGTTGCCGATGGCATGGTGCCGCGCAACGCGCGTCAGGAACCGGTGGCGTGACCCGCCTCCGGGCCGGCGAGGCAGGGAACCGGCGGGCCGGATAAGACCGGGCGTCTGCCCGTCCCGGGGTAGCGTCTGAGCTTGACATCCAACCCGAACAGGCGATCGCGGCCCGCAAGGCCATCTTCGCCAATGCCGTGAAGGGCAAGCGCTGGGTCGGCGGCGCACGCCTGCCTTTCCCGGGCATCGGCCACGTCCGCGCCGACGGCAACGCCTATGCGTGGGTGCCGGTCGAGTACGAGCCGATCCGCAGGGATCGCTGAACCGCCGGCAGCAGGCTATTTCAGCCGGTTCCAGACCGCGACCGCTTCCTTGCGGGTCGGCTGCGGCGAGCAGATCACGTTGCAGTTGCCGTTGGCGCCGAACTTGGCGCATTGCACCCAGACGCGATTGGCCCCGGCCTTGCGGACGTCGGGCGGCGCGCCGCACTTCGGGCAGGCTTGGGGGCCGGGTTGGATCGGGGCGGCTGGCTTGGCGTCGGTCATGGGCAGGGCTCGGAGCGAGGGGTCACTTGTTGCGGTAAGCGCAGAAGCCCGGGCGCGGGCCGATCTTCGGATGGTTGCGACAGGTGTTGGGCCGCAGCTCGTAGATCGTGCACAGCCGGGTGTCGGCGTCGAGGTAGCTGCAATCGCCGCTGGCACGCTGCGCCAGTGTGTAGACGCTCGACTTGAAGTTGAAGTGCTGGACCACGCCGGCTTTCTGCAGCCGCTTGGCGATCTGCTTGGGCTGCTCGTGCTCGGCCTCGAACGCGTCGACGACGCCCATCCGTACCAGATCGGGCAGCTTCACTTCGACCGGCATCGTACAGCAGCCGGACTTGCAGTCGAGGCACATGCCGTTGCGGTAGCGCGCCCAGGTGTCGAGATTCTCGAGCGTGGAAACGTGGATCAGTTTTTTGTACGGTGCGGGCATGGCTGGCAGGACGGACGTGAAGCGGGGCGATTATACGCCGCTGGCCGGATACGCGCGTTCCGGCTGGCTGAGTGGCAACCGCGCCGGCTGTCTTGCGTCCGGCCGATTCGGCGCCGGGACGCAAGAAGGGATCGCCGAGCGGGGAGGTTATCGGTCCTCGTACTGCCGTTCCAGCCAGCGAAAGCCGAGGTGGCAGGTCGTGGCGCCCAACACACCCGGCATCAGCAGCCCTACAAAGGGAATCAGCGCCAATCCGGCCAGCAGCAACCCGGCCAGCAGCATCTGCCCGCGCTGCTGGCGTATGAAAGTGCGTTGCTGCTCGGCGCTGGCCACGCCATCGAAGGCGTCGTTGATCAGCCCGCGCACGTTCAGGTAGGCGTTGAGCAAAACCAGCAGTGCTGCACCGATCAGCGGAATGCACAGGCACAGCAGGGTGCCGGCGATCAGCGTGGACAGGTTGCCGAGCAGATCACGCACATCGGCGCGCCACGGGCGCTGCACGAGTCCCTGCAGGCTGGGATAACGCCGCAGCACGACGGACTGCACCTGGCCCATCAACACCATTTCCAGAATGACCCGTGCGACCAGCAGCGTGGCAAGCACGAAGCTGATCAGGCCCAAGACGTACTGGACCACGGTGATCAGGCCGGCGGCGGTTTTGCCAATGAGGCTCGCCGGCTCCGGCTCCCAGCCGAACCAGTGCGGCACGCCCAGCACCAGAAAGCGCGATGCGGTGTCGAGCGCGCTGGTGATCGGTGTCCACGCCAGCGCGTAGAGGATTGCCAGTACCAGCAGTGTTCCCAGCCAGACGCCGAGCGACACCGCCAGCAGGCGCGGGCGCAGGCTGTCGCGCAGAGCCAGTCCGACGCAATGGATGGCTTCGCCGGGTGTAAGCAGCGGAGCCGATTTTTCCGGGGAGGGGGGCGATTCGGACATGGGGCTCCTGGGTACCGATGAAAAGGGCGAACAGGCCGGCAGTCTGCGAGCGTCAGATCGTACGACGATCAGCGTTTGGCGTCCGCACCATAGTGGCGCAGGCAATGGGCGTAAAAGGCTTCGACTTCCGCCCGTGCCCAGGGCGTACGGCGCAGAAAGCTCAGGCTGGATTTGACGCTCGGATCGTGCTTGAAACAGTTCAACGGAATCCGCCGGCCGAGCTCGCCCCAGCCCCAGTAATCGATGAGGTCGGTGAGCATGCGCTCGAGCGTGATGCCGTGTAGCGGATTGTTGTCTTGTCGGGCGTTCAGGGCTGGCCTCGCTAGGTGTCGTGAAAAACGGGCCGACTGGCCCGTTTTGCTTGGAGGTCGCTGCTTAGCGCGTGACCGGCTTGTAGCGGATGCGCTTGGGCTTGGCGCCTTCTTCGCCGAGGCGCTTACGCTTGTCGGCTTCGTATTC
This window of the Jeongeupia sp. USM3 genome carries:
- a CDS encoding EI24 domain-containing protein — protein: MSESPPSPEKSAPLLTPGEAIHCVGLALRDSLRPRLLAVSLGVWLGTLLVLAILYALAWTPITSALDTASRFLVLGVPHWFGWEPEPASLIGKTAAGLITVVQYVLGLISFVLATLLVARVILEMVLMGQVQSVVLRRYPSLQGLVQRPWRADVRDLLGNLSTLIAGTLLCLCIPLIGAALLVLLNAYLNVRGLINDAFDGVASAEQQRTFIRQQRGQMLLAGLLLAGLALIPFVGLLMPGVLGATTCHLGFRWLERQYEDR
- a CDS encoding energy transducer TonB, whose protein sequence is MPQTAAQPPARRKQAAASAPAAPAQSAAAPGSEVEIKGLADAIGVRPDGKQGKLVLRYADLPKEGGDAEEDSATRAQQRPDTRAMFGLWEAQIRSKVERIGTMNYPRDEKGQPLQGLLRFRLVLNADGTIFDAGVEETSGDPRLDAETLTIIRYAAPFGPVPKPLLDRNGRITLVRYYRFVNERTRWSN
- a CDS encoding VF530 family DNA-binding protein encodes the protein MNARQDNNPLHGITLERMLTDLIDYWGWGELGRRIPLNCFKHDPSVKSSLSFLRRTPWARAEVEAFYAHCLRHYGADAKR
- a CDS encoding YkgJ family cysteine cluster protein gives rise to the protein MPAPYKKLIHVSTLENLDTWARYRNGMCLDCKSGCCTMPVEVKLPDLVRMGVVDAFEAEHEQPKQIAKRLQKAGVVQHFNFKSSVYTLAQRASGDCSYLDADTRLCTIYELRPNTCRNHPKIGPRPGFCAYRNK